One region of Bacteroidota bacterium genomic DNA includes:
- a CDS encoding serine/threonine protein kinase encodes MQQSIIGKVIDNYEITGILGKGGMGVVYKAKDMTLDRDVALKMMDANFARDEDFLKRFKSEAKALAKLQNSNIVSVFALRETEIGFALVMEFVEGNTLADRIRMNGALPLNKTLPIFKQLLTALDHAHRLGIIHRDIKPGNVMLTPQDVVKVTDFGLAKIQQVSSATVTMGTGGTLYYMSPEQIRGLANVDARGDVYSLGMTLYETVTGRVPFGNNATDFDIRQMIVEGKIPPADKFNPSLPKEIVKAISKSLEKDPAKRFQSAAEMWDMLSRVDVGKAPAAEESTGQPILPAPNLKKQTSTRRPLYLTLGAGATLIAVLFALRPVLFPPDATLSVQSDPAGSKVMLNGKLVGTTPLKSLSVDPGKISVRVDREGYYVKDTSFMLSEGQVFGLSLALNKLPEQIVTEEKPGLTGEDRASTKDGALESETASIKPAREETQTSRPVDSKPVGFGTLQLAMVPDGSVSIDGSRSSIGKSGMSFQAAAGDRVVVFEHPQYGTKRTTIKVKPGETEALTCYFETYFSIVVQGDASGGMISVNGKTTDIFAPVARFPLGPGRHRVTVTRFGYETQGGEREVLVSPSFEEKTVPLTFTLKKEG; translated from the coding sequence ATGCAGCAATCCATCATCGGCAAAGTGATCGACAATTACGAGATCACCGGCATCCTCGGCAAGGGCGGAATGGGTGTTGTGTACAAAGCGAAGGATATGACGCTTGACCGGGATGTCGCCCTCAAAATGATGGATGCGAACTTTGCTCGGGACGAGGATTTTCTCAAGCGCTTCAAATCCGAAGCCAAGGCTCTTGCAAAATTGCAGAACTCGAACATCGTGAGCGTGTTTGCGTTGCGTGAAACGGAGATCGGCTTCGCGCTGGTGATGGAATTTGTGGAAGGAAACACTCTTGCCGACCGCATCCGCATGAACGGCGCGCTGCCGCTGAACAAGACTCTGCCCATTTTCAAGCAACTTCTTACTGCGCTCGATCACGCTCATCGTCTGGGAATCATCCACCGCGATATCAAGCCGGGCAACGTCATGCTGACGCCGCAGGATGTGGTCAAGGTGACGGATTTCGGCCTTGCAAAAATCCAGCAGGTTTCCAGCGCAACCGTGACGATGGGAACAGGTGGTACACTGTACTACATGTCTCCCGAGCAGATACGCGGGCTCGCCAATGTAGATGCACGCGGCGACGTGTACTCGCTCGGCATGACGCTGTACGAGACGGTGACGGGGCGTGTTCCGTTCGGGAACAACGCAACAGATTTTGATATTCGCCAGATGATTGTTGAGGGGAAAATTCCGCCCGCGGACAAATTCAATCCTTCTCTCCCGAAGGAAATCGTAAAAGCGATCTCCAAATCCCTCGAAAAAGATCCTGCAAAGCGATTCCAGTCTGCCGCCGAAATGTGGGACATGTTGTCACGTGTGGATGTTGGAAAAGCGCCGGCCGCGGAGGAATCGACGGGGCAGCCAATTCTTCCCGCCCCGAACCTTAAGAAACAGACGTCCACACGGCGTCCGCTGTACTTGACACTCGGTGCGGGAGCAACGCTCATTGCGGTGTTGTTCGCTCTTCGACCAGTACTTTTTCCGCCGGATGCAACGCTCTCTGTTCAATCCGATCCCGCCGGCTCAAAGGTGATGCTCAATGGAAAACTTGTGGGTACGACGCCGCTCAAAAGTCTTTCTGTTGATCCCGGAAAGATTTCCGTACGGGTTGACCGTGAAGGGTACTATGTAAAGGATACATCCTTTATGCTGTCCGAAGGCCAGGTGTTCGGGCTTTCTCTTGCCCTGAACAAGCTTCCCGAACAGATCGTTACGGAAGAAAAACCCGGGCTCACCGGCGAGGATCGTGCCTCAACGAAGGATGGAGCCCTGGAGAGTGAGACTGCCAGCATAAAGCCTGCGCGCGAGGAAACGCAAACGTCACGACCGGTTGATTCCAAGCCCGTTGGTTTCGGTACCTTACAACTGGCGATGGTTCCTGACGGATCGGTTTCGATTGACGGATCGAGGTCAAGCATCGGAAAAAGCGGAATGTCCTTTCAGGCTGCGGCCGGCGATCGTGTTGTGGTGTTTGAACATCCGCAATACGGAACCAAACGCACAACCATCAAAGTGAAACCGGGCGAAACGGAAGCTCTTACATGTTATTTTGAAACATACTTCAGCATTGTCGTACAGGGTGATGCATCAGGGGGGATGATTTCGGTGAACGGTAAGACCACGGATATCTTCGCGCCTGTTGCACGATTTCCACTCGGGCCGGGAAGACATCGCGTTACTGTAACCAGGTTCGGATATGAGACGCAGGGAGGGGAAAGGGAAGTTCTCGTGTCTCCCTCCTTCGAAGAAAAGACGGTTCCGTTGACGTTTACATTGAAGAAAGAAGGGTAG